In Rhododendron vialii isolate Sample 1 chromosome 9a, ASM3025357v1, the following are encoded in one genomic region:
- the LOC131301503 gene encoding putative F-box protein At5g55150 — translation MNLLHPLSWVEIGLPHICTVKYYNEDHMKTNFIFIRKAVLSSSPSGSTKDGNYVVMVIYGGLGRLGFWRPGDQTWTTIEHPHTFDFEDITYYKDQFYGVDSWGDVFACDIGGHNQTPAQARGVGGIPRGFLYSKRLYPVELDGDLLIVVRDHLIDDLETYMYEPCSVDETIEESKIGYGVKEFQVFKVDLCNEMEWAKIKSLGDYALFVGDNASISVQASKFPRIKAYCIYYTDDCWRSYIHCK, via the coding sequence ATGAATTTGCTTCATCCCTTATCTTGGGTTGAAATTGGGCTTCCTCATATCTGTACTGTCAAATACTATAACGAAGATCACATGAAAACTAACTTTATTTTCATCAGGAAAGCAGTATTGTCTTCTAGTCCTTCAGGGAGTACAAAAGACGGCAACTATGTAGTCATGGTTATATATGGAGGTCTTGGACGGCTGGGCTTCTGGAGACCTGGAGATCAGACCTGGACCACCATCGAACACCCACATACCTTTGACTTTGAGGATATCACTTATTACAAGGATCAATTTTATGGAGTCGATTCTTGGGGCGATGTTTTTGCTTGCGACATTGGTGGGCATAATCAAACTCCGGCACAAGCACGAGGGGTTGGAGGAATACCTCGAGGATTCCTTTATAGCAAGCGTCTGTACCCAGTCGAATTGGATGGGGATCTATTGATAGTTGTTCGAGATCATCTTATAGATGATCTGGAAACCTATATGTACGAGCCGTGCTCTGTTGATGAAACTATTGAGGAGTCTAAGATTGGTTATGGGGTTAAAGAATTTCAAGTATTTAAGGTGGATTTATGTAATGAGATGGAATGGGCAAAGATAAAGAGCTTAGGGGACTATGCCCTGTTTGTTGGAGATAATGCTTCCATCTCcgttcaagcctctaaattcCCAAGAATTAAAGCTTATTGCATCTATTACACCGATGATTGTTGGCGATCGTACATACATTGTAAGTGA